Proteins found in one Oncorhynchus gorbuscha isolate QuinsamMale2020 ecotype Even-year linkage group LG15, OgorEven_v1.0, whole genome shotgun sequence genomic segment:
- the LOC123997113 gene encoding protein strawberry notch homolog 2-like isoform X3: protein MSSILPFWTKLYSQLGRPLPKDLSCIDDLSNNSLFSSPADSLSEYADTQDFIHADNLAHVPTLWDINTPAQSQLELNANRFQGLSSLEDISAIISTPPLGGYQVQRTQTPAEEEEEEEETEELGHVDTYADYKPSKSTIGISHPDIVVETNTLSSVPPPDITYTLSIPNLTINCGLLSALQLEAIIYACQQHEVILQNNQRAGFLIGDGAGVGKGRTVAGIILENYLKGRKKALWFSVSNDLKYDAERDLKDINAPTIPVHALNKIKYGDTATSEGVLFATYSALIGESQAGGQRRTRLKQILDWCKPGFDGVIVFDECHKAKNATSTKMGKAVLDLQHKLPLARVVYASATGASEPKNMIYMSRLGIWGDGTPFKTFDDFLHAIEKRGVGAMEIVAMDMKVSGMYIARQLSFSGVSFRIEEISLDDDFKLVYNKSAKLWAETLAVFMRAADELCLVSRKSLWGQFWSSHQRFFKYLCIAAKVRCLVELANKELEAGKCIVIGLQSTGEARTREVLDENDGHLDRFVSAAEGVFKALVQKHFPSEKPRREKAPGNKRKRKPRGRQPKFPKHTMVDPGGVINISDDSSTDTDGMDTDSNSSPDSLLDNNNDDDVIFVDTRIEEMKQDLLNKIADLGKELPLNTLDELIDKLGGPEKVSEMTGRKGRVVRRPDGSVRYESRAEQSHTIDHINLKEKDRFMCGEKLVAIISEAASSGISLQADKRVKNQCRRVHMTLELPWSADRAIQQFGRTHRSNQVTAPEYIFLISELAGERRFASIVAKRLESLGALTHGDRRATESRDLSKYNFENKYGTKALDKITKAILGHIESKVSPPKGYPGGDSLFFRDMKHGMMDVGIFCKEPRFGLSTEKDCSITKFLNRILGLEVHKQNSLFQYFTDNFDYLIEKDKKEGKYDMGILDLAPGNDEIYEEKQETFMTVGNPQDGQVVLYKISVDRGMPWEEAYEKAQNLNSPDEGFYLSYKLRGNHPCVLLAEQGRGRNFIVYKPNIGKQAHPESLDNLQQRYRKVTPDQAKDSWESQFNFSFGKCSHANWNGKCKKIEEGQECLQGMRLRQYHMLCGALLRVWKRVADVVSDITSSSILQIVRLKTKNSNKQVGIKIPENCVARVRVELLKMDEEVKRRRKEREQHAQEQRLAEQRQLQDIHLLAKPYSQPHSLSQSHRTQNFYQSLIQAKPLQVKPLLQPKPQPSPINQLPSMASIFSHFPHHFPSLPPMQPAPTSTTKPFRVGEEVLDLTVSSSPSPDSTEGVLGLISLTGGSDFDLERLISRHALAAQNTAHVLQQPLQPPLIKQRQLQSPQQIQPQLQQWSDQPLINSAHQDYYILDHPDSLPYSLSSQTATNPSTSSTSSSSSNTVAHVSSPSTPSHFSSSALAPSEQQPLPLANSHCSTDTLINAREVLDNMMRTSADRQSVIQYQPNEWDSA, encoded by the exons GTTCAGAGAACCCAGACTCcggcagaagaggaggaggaggaggaggagacagaggagctgGGACATGTAGACACCTACGCCGACTACAAACCATCCAAAT CTACCATAGGGATCTCCCACCCAGACATAGTGGTGGAGACCAACACTCTGTCCAGCGTCCCTCCTCCTGACATCACCTACACTCTATCCATTCCTAACCTCACCATCAACTGTGGCCTGCTCTCTGCCCTGCAACTCGAGGCCATCATCTACGCCTGCCAG CAACATGAGGTGATCCTGCAGAACAACCAGAGAGCAGGCTTCCTGATAGGAGACGGGGCCGGAGTTGGGAAGGGCCGTACAGTGGCCGGCATCATCCTGGAGAATTACCTTAAAGGAAGGAAGAAAGCACTATG GTTCAGTGTGTCCAATGACCTGAAATACGACGCAGAGAGAGATCTCAAAGACATAAATGCTCCCACTATTCCTGTGCATGCCTTAAACAAG ATAAAGTATGGCGACACAGCTACCTCAGAAGGAGTCCTGTTTGCGACATACTCTGCTCTGATTGGTGAGAGTCAAGCAGGAGGGCAGCGCCGCACCAGACTCAAGCAGATCCTGGACTGGTGCAAGCCCGGCTTTGACGGCGTC ATTGTGTTTGACGAATGCCACAAGGCCAAGAATGCCACGTCCACCAAGATGGGCAAGGCCGTGCTGGACCTGCAGCACAAGCTGCCCCTGGCCAGGGTGGTTTATGCCAGTGCCACAG GTGCCTCTGAGCCAAAGAACATGATTTATATGAGTCGCCTGGGGATCTGGGGCGACGGCACGCCTTTCAAGACCTTTGATGATTTTCTGCACGCCATCGAGAAGAG GGGTGTGGGCGCCATGGAGATTGTTGCAATGGACATGAAGGTGAGTGGGATGTACATCGCCCGACAGCTGAGCTTCTCGGGGGTGTCCTTCCGCATTGAGGAAATCAGCCTGGACGACGACTTCAAACTGGTCTACAACAAATCTGCCAAACTG TGGGCGGAGACTCTGGCCGTGTTCATGCGTGCAGCGGATGAGCTGTGCTTGGTCAGCAGGAAGTCCCTGTGGGGTCAGTTCTGGTCTTCTCACCAGCGCTTCTTCAAATACCTCTGCATCGCTGCCAAGGTCCGCTGCCTGGTGGAGCTGGCCAATAAGGAGCTGGAGGCTGGCAAG TGCATTGTGATTGGTCTACAGTCTACAGGAGAGGCCCGAACCAGAGAGGTCCTGGATGAGAACGATGGACACCTGGACAGATTCGTATCCGCAGCAGA GGGGGTGTTCAAAGCTCTGGTACAGAAACACTTTCCCTCTGAGAAGCCGAGGAGAGAGAAAGCGCCTGGAAACAAGAGAAAAC GTAAGCCCAGGGGCCGGCAGCCCAAGTTCCCAAAACACACCATGGTGGATCCGGGGGGTGTAATCAACATCAGTGACGACAGCAGCACGGACACGGACGGCATGGACACCGACTCCAACTCCTCACCCGACTCCCTGCTGGACAACAACAACGACGACGACGTCATCTTCGTCGACA CCAGGATAGAGGAGATGAAGCAGGACCTCCTGAACAAGATCGCTGACCTGGGGAAGGAGCTACCTCTGAACACTCTGGATGAACTCATCGACAAGTTGGGAGGTCCAGAGAAAGTCTCAGAG ATGACTGGTCGTAAGGGGCGTGTGGTGCGACGGCCTGACGGGAGCGTGCGCTACGAGTCGCGTGCGGAGCAGAGCCATACCATCGATCACATCAACCTTAAGGAGAAGGACCGCTTCATGTGCGGAGAGAAG ctgGTGGCCATCATCTCAGAGGCAGCCAGCTCGGGCATCTCCCTGCAGGCAGACAAGCGGGTGAAGAACCAGTGTCGGAGGGTCCATATGACGCTGGAGCTGCCCTGGAGTGCAGACAGAGCCATTCAGCAGTTTG GTCGTACCCATCGCTCCAACCAGGTGACGGCTCCAGAGTACATCTTCCTCATCTCTGAGCTGGCCGGGGAGAGACGCTTTGCCTCCATCGTGGCCAAGAGACTGGAGAGCCTG GGTGCATTGACCCACGGTGACAGGAGAGCCACAGAGTCCAGAGACCTGAGCAAATACAACTTTGAAAACAAG TATGGTACCAAGGCTCTAGATAAGATCACCAAAGCCATCCTGGGTCACATTGAGAGCAAGGTGTCCCCTCCCAAAGGCTACCCCGGGGGCGATTCCCTGTTCTTCAGAG ACATGAAGCATGGCATGATGGACGTGGGCATCTTCTGCAAGGAGCCTCGCTTTGGTCTCAGTACTGAGAAAGACTGCAGCATCACCAAGTTCCTCAACAGGATCCTGGGCCTGGAGGTCCACAAGCAGAACTCTCTGTTCCAGTACTTCACTGACAACTTTGACTACCTGATCGAAAAGGACAAGAAGGAGGGCAAATACGACATGGGCATCTTAG ATCTGGCCCCAGGTAACGATGAAATCTATGAGGAGAAACAGGAAACCTTCATGACAGTGGGTAACCCCCAGGACGGACAGGTTGTGCTCTACAAG ATCAGCGTGGATAGAGGGATGCCCTGGGAGGAGGCCTACGAGAAGGCCCAGAACCTCAACAGTCCTGACGAAGGCTTCTACCTCTCCTACAAG TTGCGGGGGAACCACCCTTGTGTGCTGCTGGCGGAGCAGGGCCGAGGGAGGAACTTCATCGTCTACAAGCCCAACATCGGCAAGCAGGCCCACCCTGAGAGCCTGGACAACCTGCAGCAACGCTACCGCAAG GTGACCCCAGACCAAGCCAAGGACAGCTGGGAGAGCCAGTTCAATTTCTCCTTTGGGAAATGTAGCCATGCTAACTGGAATGGGAAGTGTAAGAAGATCGAGGAGGGACAGGAGTGTCTGCAGGGTATGCGTCTGCGCCAGTACCACATGCTGTGCGGGGCACTGCTACGTGTCTGGAAGCGCGTGGCTGatgtggtctctgacatcaccaGCTCCAGCATCCTGCAGATCGTACGCCTCAAAACCAAAAATAGTAACAAGCAAGTCG gtATCAAGATCCCAGAAAACTGCGTGGCCCGTGTGCGAGTGGAGCTTCTCAAAATGGATGAGGAGGTAAAGAGGAGGCGCAAGGAGAGGGAGCAGCATGCCCAGGAGCAGAGGCTAGCCGAGCAGCGGCAGCTTCAGGACATACACCTGCTTGCCAAGCCCTACAGCCAGCCCCACAGCCTGTCTCAGAGCCACAGGACTCAGAACTTCTACCAGAGCCTGATCCAGGCCAAGCCTTTACAGGTCAAGCCTCTACTACAGCCCAAACCCCAGCCCAGCCCGATCAACCAGCTCCCCAGCATGGCCAGCATCTTCTCCCACTTCCCCCACCACTTCCCCTCCCTGCCCCCAATGCAGCCTGCTCCAACCTCCACCACCAAGCCCTTCCGGGTTGGGGAGGAGGTCCTGGACCTGACGGTgagctcctctccctccccagacAGCACGGAGGGAGTCCTGGGCCTGATCAGCCTGACAGGGGGCTCCGACTTTGACCTGGAGAGACTGATATCGCGGCACGCACTCGCCGCCCAGAACACAGCACACGTTCTGCAGCAACCTCTACAGCCACCGCTGATCAAACAGCGGCAGCTACAGTCGCCACAGCAGATACAACCACAGCTACAGCAGTGGTCAGATCAGCCTTTAATCAACAGCGCCCACCAGGACTACTATATCCTTGACCATCCAGACTCTCTGCCTTACTCTCTGTCCAGCCAGACAGCTACTAACCCCTCCACctcttctacctcctcctcttcctccaacaCAGTGGCTCACGTCtcgtccccctccactccctctcacTTCTCCTCCTCGGCCCTTGCCCCCTCAGAACAGCAGCCCCTCCCTCTAGCCAACAGCCACTGCAGCACGGACACACTCATCAACGCGCGCGAGGTCCTGGACAACATGATGCGGACCAGTGCGGACCGCCAGTCGGTTATCCAGTACCAGCCGAACGAATGGGACTCTGCGTAA